From a single Aspergillus puulaauensis MK2 DNA, chromosome 2, nearly complete sequence genomic region:
- a CDS encoding uncharacterized protein (COG:S;~EggNog:ENOG410PR5Q;~antiSMASH:Cluster_2.1) gives MADLLFPTLHQRLKSQPKALYAAVLTDVARAASDSIEALTSFRALLLDSPNGTSSPGLMAFDAHVGDTGCHLRAGMFLEVYRLHRNAPSSWIDQTVHRLRKTQEKAQQICAALTQQSARPQSVGLSGKDLPLPKLFRAVDWEEFSSAEPSNIPYLLKDVGGPRRSFEGDSSKSVSWSSTSSTKSRSTSPSSTGSEIPLPFETRWTPDNITILVRLVVYSFVLSKYKSFSSVNNTVVARLCPEDTAEAGYALMEGFWDFDHSDYRKARVERFSQELRALQVWISDLSSAWLHSVAMRCSPGGMDRLLARTTLKSGKGLTVTPCFVGYLLLRHEWAQGHFPIVMVDRYFCSHGWHFNVFIAHLKAEDTSDEGFQRQVEWHIQPVSISELLSSSWRSQPHTVAMGNSISGGIDDYRARLSDADKECPHINDGSCCLENAQHVHDFTHANHDRLALSFFGAHKSYPFQLDDQDETEFVGSHMDDAFPRMRGEWIGAASEVGRRGGGHESLRIFGWQHVFVESPENVGRRVQEWLRDGNLMPLSA, from the exons ATGGCGGACCTGTTATTTCCCACTCTGCACCAACGCCTGAAAAGCCAACCCAAAGCACTCTATGCGGCAGTATTGACAGACGTAGCCCGTGCTGCATCTGATAGCATCGAGGCATTAACGAGCTTCCGCGCTTTGCTTCTCGATTCACCGAATGGCACATCGTCCCCTGGGCTCATGGCTTTCGACGCCCATGTCGGAGACACTGGCTGTCACTTGAGGGCAGGGATGTTCCTTGAAGTATACCGCTTACATAGGAATGCTCCCTCTTCATGGATTGACCAGACCGTCCACCGTCTTCGAAAGACGCAGGAAAAGGCACAGCAGATCTGcgcagccctaactcaaCAGAGCGCACGGCCACAGTCTGTCGGACTCAGTGGGAAGGATCTCCCACTACCGAAACTGTTTCGGGCAGTCGACTGGGAGGAATTCTCATCTGCCGAGCCTTCTAATATTCCATACCTGCTTAAAGATGTGGGAGGCCCTAGGCGAAGCTTTGAGGGTGATTCATCCAAGTCTGTTTCCTGGTCATCGACGTCCTCGACGAAAAGTCGCTCGACGTCGCCATCGTCCACAGGATCCGAGATCCCTCTTCCATTTGAGACCAGGTGGACTCCTGACAATATCACGATACTTGTCCGCCTGGTCGTTTATTCATTTGTGCTCTCAAAGTACAAGTCCTTCTCCAGCGTAAACAACACCGTGGTGGCGCGGCTGTGCCCAGAGGACACCGCAGAGGCTGGTTATGCGTTGATGGAAGGGTTCTGGGATTTCGATCACAGTGATTACCGCAAGGCCCGTGTGGAGCGCTTTTCGCAAGAGCTTCGGGCGCTGCAGGTATGGATTTCCGACTTGAGCTCTGCCTGGCTTCATAGTGTGGCCATGCGATGCTCTCCGGGGGGGATGGATAG ATTACTGGCACGCACCACATTGAAGTCAGGCAAAGGACTGACAGTCACCCCTTGCTTTGTGGGATATCTATTGCTCCGGCATGAGTGGGCACAAGGCCATTTCCCCATTGTCATGGTTGATCGTTATTTCTGCTCGCATGGATGGCATTTCAATGTCTTTATTGCGCATTTGAAGGCAGAGGACACGTCTGACGAAGGTTTTCAGCGCCAGGTTGAGTGGCATATTCAACCAGTTTCCATTTCTGAGCTGCTCTCATCCAGCTGGCGGTCACAGCCACATACAGTGGCCATGGGAAATAGCATCTCCGGAGGCATTGATGATTACAGGGCACGCCTTAGTGATGCAGACAAGGAGTGCCCCCATATAAACGACGGCAGCTGTTGTCTTGAGAACGCTCAGCATGTCCATGACTTCACACATGCCAACCACGACCGCCTGGCCCTGTCGTTCTTTGGTGCCCACAAAAGCTACCCTTTCCAACTCGATGACCAGGATGAAACGGAGTTTGTCGGGTCCCACATGGACGATGCCTTTCCTCGGATGCGAGGGGAATGGATTGGAGCTGCGAGCGAGGTGGGCCGACGCGGTGGTGGACATGAGAGCCTTCGTATATTTGGCTGGCAGCATGTTTTCGTCGAGTCTCCGGAGAATGTGGGCAGGCGAGTCCAGGAATGGCTCAGGGATGGAAATCTGATGCCACTTTCAGCTTGA
- a CDS encoding GNAT family N-acetyltransferase (COG:J;~EggNog:ENOG410PGG3;~InterPro:IPR019432,IPR016181;~PFAM:PF13523;~SMCOG1203:putative siderophore biosynthesis protein;~antiSMASH:Cluster_2.1;~go_function: GO:0016746 - transferase activity, transferring acyl groups [Evidence IEA];~go_process: GO:0019290 - siderophore biosynthetic process [Evidence IEA]), with protein sequence MLKTLPLLVRLPEPWKTSYELLVVEYELAVRKLKLSHSPRADDGPLPPEPLHHEFLTFTDLALPQSLTAPDEGNNLAWARAQRSPITHLSWSGATPTVGQIWNVVHAIGILHDDFEIFRADLSGDGQELLERELLAVGLATPHPKPSSPPGKPIPPSTDHTGQLVFSRSSFWQGAGSPFGARAAWVADPAIHNHLRTPLNLYPSRPLEYTLTTEFPKRQVHALHPVRPPKPAPGSRIYSRYIPALGEFFSVYALDYTNEEHLHLFHTWQNDPRVAEQWNETGTLDQHREYLRQIHEDPHQMAVLAKFNDIFFSYHEIYWAKEDHLGAHYNAGNWDRGRHSLVGDTRFRGSQRVVAWWCSLMHYIFLDEPRTEYVTGEPKFAHRVPLAYDHATGMNLAKVIDLPHKRSALILGSRDKFFHVAPMRFDGVENLDRNPYGVLKL encoded by the exons ATGTTGAAAACACTCCCCCTGCTGGTCCGGCTGCCGGAGCCATGGAAGACCTCTTATGAGCTTCTGGTAGTCGAATACGAACTCGCCGTGCGCAAACTTAAGCTAAGTCACTCTCCTCGTGCGGACGATGGGCCTCTGCCGCCGGAGCCGCTACACCATGAATTCTTGACCTTCACCGACTtggctcttcctcagtcGTTGACTGCTCCGGACGAGGGCAACAACCTGGCATGGGCAAGGGCACAACGAAGCCCTATTACGCATCTCTCCTGGTCTGGAGCCACGCCCACTGTGGGTCAGATATGGAACGTGGTCCACGCAATCGGGATACTGCACGATGACTTCGAGATCTTTCGTGCGGATCTATCAGGGGACGGTcaggagctgctggaacGAGAGCTGCTGGCAGTTGGACTCGCTACGCCTCATCCCAAGCCTTCCTCACCTCCAGGGAAACCGATTCCCCCCTCGACAGACCATACTGGACAGTTGGTCTTTTCCCGCAGCAGTTTCTGGCAGGGAGCAGGCTCCCCGTTTGGTGCTCGCGCAGCATGGGTTGCTGACCCAGCTATCCACAACCATCTACGAACGCCGTTAAATTTGTATCCCAGTCGACCGTTAGAGTATACATTGACAACAGAGTTTCCTAAGCGCCAGGTGCACGCATTGCACCCAGTACGCCCTCCCAAGCCAGCACCCGGGTCACGCATCTACAGTCGCTATATTCCAGCCCTTGGCGAGTTCTTCTCCGTATACGCCCTGGACTACACCAACGAGGAGCACCTGCACCTCTTCCACACATGGCAGAACGATCCCAGAGTGGCCGAGCAGTGGAACGAAACGGGCACGCTGGACCAACACCGCGAATACCTACGCCAGATCCATGAAGATCCCCATCAAATGGCCGTGCTGGCCAAATTTAACgatatcttcttctcctaCCACGAGATCTACTGGGCCAAG GAAGATCATCTCGGCGCACACTACAACGCCGGCAATTGGGACCGCGGACGGCACTCTCTCGTCGGCGACACTCGGTTCAGGGGGTCACAGCGGGTGGTTGCATGGTGGTGTAGTCTGATGCATTACATCTTCCTGGACGAGCCTCGCACCGAGTACGTGACTGGCGAGCCCAAATTTGCCCATCGAGTTCCCCTTGCGTATGACCATGCTACGGGCATGAACCTGGCCAAGGTCATCGACCTGCCTCATAAACGTTCCGCACTGATTCTGGGGAGTCGAGACAAGTTCTTCCATGTAGCACCGATGCGTTTCGACGGCGTTGAAAATTTGGATCGTAATCCATATGGCGTGCTGAAGCTATAG
- a CDS encoding uncharacterized protein (SECRETED:SignalP(1-17);~antiSMASH:Cluster_2.1): protein MRLLPLTLLGLTASAVGQSSSSSDVPSPTTPAVAEAAQPSPDISGLIDAAASDSSAIDAFFKCLWPTTDRVVSEIVNLKTVDFDKLIDELHWEILWWGHPEKWVPDLAGITLNVTFVAACVLEVVGEGLAVTGLDFTNEFLKTLDLIPRNASNTDIPGLRK from the coding sequence ATGAGACTCCTCCCCTTGACTCTGCTTGGCCTAACTGCCTCTGCCGTTGGccagtcctcctcgtcctccgatGTGCCCAGCCCAACCACCCCGGCTGTGGCTGAGGCAGCTCAACCCTCCCCTGATATCTCAGGCCTGATCGATGCTGCTGCCAGCGACAGCTCCGCCATTGACGCCTTCTTCAAGTGCCTCTGGCCCACTACCGACCGCGTTGTGTCTGAGATCGTCAACCTCAAGACCGTCGActtcgacaagctcatcgaCGAGCTGCACTGGGAAATCCTCTGGTGGGGACATCCTGAGAAGTGGGTGCCCGATCTTGCCGGCATCACGCTGAATGTCACCTTTGTCGCGGCCTGCGTCCTTGAAGTCGTTGGCGAGGGCCTCGCAGTCACCGGTCTCGACTTCACCAACGAGTTCCTCAAGACCCTCGACTTGATTCCTCGCAATGCAAGCAACACCGATATCCCGGGCCTGCGGAAGTAG
- a CDS encoding uncharacterized protein (COG:S;~EggNog:ENOG410PJJW;~InterPro:IPR001077,IPR036388,IPR016461,IPR029063, IPR036390;~PFAM:PF00891;~SMCOG1042:O-methyltransferase;~antiSMASH:Cluster_2.1;~go_function: GO:0008168 - methyltransferase activity [Evidence IEA];~go_function: GO:0008171 - O-methyltransferase activity [Evidence IEA]) — translation MSAESNPVRELEMLRDLVVSSIDVVKGAVLEHQDPPLTLHAVDEHPIHRRDEKNVLYALKSIASAGQMLRALCGPNTYLNDFTYGCHDQTSLLVACQADIPNLLAEGPGHIDELAAKTGLNAGVLARFLRNLCNSHIFEEVAPNTFANNALSVRYRSEALRAIVGHCIDGCRPASCKVWDAMTSPEFKNATEPTKAPFNIAYDTPLDYFKYTTTVRPEMAKRTQKAMGGKAFNLGEYLSLYPWAREKDAHIVDVGGAIGAATLPVLRAFPGLSLTVQDQPSSKPVFDKNLIDNFSEFVDTGIASFAPLDFFKEAPVKGAQIYFLRHVIHDWPDVEAVQVLKSCASAMTPESKLLICEHMVCPTYRAAGETQPRGDSQHDAPEPLLANWGDAPTSRLDLQVYSFINAKQRTRVEYERLAEQAGLESVQVWRNLGDLTIVECRLRRE, via the exons ATGTCGGCCGAATCTAACCCTGTCCGTGAGCTCGAGATGCTCCGGGATCTCGTTGTGTCCAGTATCGATGTCGTCAAGGGCGCCGTCCTGGAGCACCAGGATCCTCCACTCACACTCCACGCCGTCGACgagcatcccatccatcggCGAGACGAGAAGAACGTCCTGTATGCTCTCAAGTCAATCGCCTCTGCTGGACAGATGCTGCGGGCTCTTTGTGGGCCGAATACGTACTTGAACGACTTCACCTACGGATGCCACGACCAGACCTCTCTTCTCGTCGCCTGCCAGGCCGATATCCCCAACCTCCTGGCCGAGGGCCCTGGTCACATTGACGAACTGGCAGCAAAGACAGGGCTGAACGCCGGAGTTCTGGCCCGGTTCCTGCGCAACCTGTGCAATTCCCACATTTTCGAGGAAGTAGCCCCGAACACCTTTGCCAACAACGCCTTGTCCGTGCGATACCGATCAGAGGCGCTGAGGGCCATTGTGGGCCATTG TATCGATGGCTGTCGCCCTGCGTCCTGCAAGGTGTGGGACGCGATGACGAGCCCGGAGTTCAAGAACGCCACTGAACCGACAAAGGCGCCGTTCAACATTGCCTATGACACGCCCCTAGACTACTTCAAGTACACTACGACCGTCAGGCCGGAAATGGCCAAGCGGACCCAGAAGGCCATGGGTGGGAAGGCCTTCAACCTGGGAGAGTACCTCAGCC TCTATCCCTGGGCCCGCGAGAAGGACGCTCATATCGTCGATGTGGGAGGGGCCATCGGAGCAGCTACTCTGCCAGTCCTGCGGGCCTTCCCAGGGCTCAGCCTGACGGTGCAGGACCAGCCAAGTTCGAAGCCGGTCTTCGACAAG AACCTCATTGACAACTTTTCCGAGTTTGTGGATACCGGAATTGCCTCTTTTGCCCCCCTGGACTTCTTCAAAGAGGCCCCTGTCAAGGGAGCGCAGATCTACTTCCTCCGCCACGTTATCCACGACTGGCCTGATGTGGAGGCCGTCCAGGTCCTCAAGTCCTGTGCCTCGGCTATGACACCAGAGAGCAAGCTGCTCATCTGCGAGCACATGGTGTGCCCAACGTACCGTGCAGCCGGGGAAACTCAGCCGCGAGGCGACAGCCAGCATGACGCTCCGGAGCCGCTGCTGGCGAACTGGGGAGACGCTCCAACCAGCCGGCTGGATCTGCAGGTGTACAGCTTCATCAATGCTAAGCAACGCACGCGGGTCGAGTACGAACGCTTGGCTGAGCAAGCGGGGCTGGAGTCGGTGCAGGTCTGGCGCAATCTCGGCGACCTTACCATCGTGGAGTGTCGGCTGAGGAGGGAATAG
- a CDS encoding uncharacterized protein (COG:Q;~EggNog:ENOG410PG8F;~InterPro:IPR001128,IPR036396;~PFAM:PF00067;~SMCOG1034:cytochrome P450;~TransMembrane:1 (o15-34i);~antiSMASH:Cluster_2.1;~go_function: GO:0005506 - iron ion binding [Evidence IEA];~go_function: GO:0016705 - oxidoreductase activity, acting on paired donors, with incorporation or reduction of molecular oxygen [Evidence IEA];~go_function: GO:0020037 - heme binding [Evidence IEA];~go_process: GO:0055114 - oxidation-reduction process [Evidence IEA]) — protein MGHIHALFFDATTAITLRPVVLFAILILFFALFVQKNSSKNLPNSPHFLHHDGRLMKTLPGDARYTRFTHGKELSKAGQAMCGDEPYLLRNKSKRDLVLHTPAQMRDFFKGDGKLHTKQQDASMGAYFLRSLGQCVGAQNGPRWHQTRYHLEQFFSAVEAASMITDFQRVLNNWAKTLPANAASQQIGDRKFLTDSVEICRQLPFRMIAMCLYGNMLTDERFDMLWRLNKIHEKVTQYTFFGTWENMPYYHLLPTTANRVLAEYEEGWKEFNLEIISAARKKHVLSSITHVPSCGIRRYDNGHDEILFTNIDVTSAQFAYGLINMGKSPAAGRRLYDEVSTVAVEEDEIDFYARKDDTFLHKMYLEILRTNPPIWFTFPETTAVEKRIDGFLIPAGTNVVIDTLRLNKSSPIWGNTGHEFHPERWDHITTGQARYSWLGYGMGPRKCLGKNFANIILKLFMISVSRHFTLDAGEGAVQIKRDRFTCVPEQLVAFEQR, from the exons ATGGGGCACATTCATGCTCTGTTCTTCGATGCGACCACCGCGATCACTCTAAGACCAGTCGTCCTTTTTGCTATTCTCATACTTTTCTTTGCGCTGTTTGTTCAGAAGAATTCTAGCAAAAACCTACCAAATTCGCCGCATTTCTTACATCACGAtgggaggttgatgaagacTCTTCCCGGGGATGCGCGATACACTCGATTCACGCACGG CAAGGAACTGTCTAAGGCTGGGCAGGCCATGTGTGGCGATGAGCCCTATCTGTTGAGAAACAAATCGAAGCGCGACCTTGTCCTCCATACTCCGGCGCAGATGAGAGACTTTTTCAAGGGAGATGGCAAAC TGCACACgaagcagcaggatgcaAGCATGGGAGCGTACTTTCTTCGCAGTCTGGGCCAGTGTGTAGGAGCGCAGAATGGACCACGCTGGCACCAAACTCGCTATCACTTGGAACAGTTCTTCTCTGCTGTTGAGGCTGCTTCAATGATCACGGATTTCCAGCGGGTTTTAAATAACTGGGCGAAAACACTGCCGGCCAATGCAGCATCGCAGCAGATAGGCGACAGGAAGTTCCTGACCGACAGCGTTGAGATTTGTCGACAACTCCCTTTTCGCATGATTGCGATGTGTCTTTATGGAAATATGCTAACTGACGAG CGATTCGATATGCTGTGGCGCCTCAACAAGATCCACGAAAAGGTGACGCAGTATACCTTCTTTGGCACATGGGAGAACATGCCCTACTATCATCTGCTTCCCACTACAGCAAACAGAGTGCTGGCCGAGTACGAGGAGGGGTGGAAGGAGTTCAACCTGGAGATCATCAGCGCAGCAAGAAAG AAACACGTCCTGTCGAGCATCACGCATGTTCCAAGTTGTGGAATCCGGCGATATGACAATGGACATG ATGAAATCCTGTTCACGAACATCGATGTCACGTCTGCCCAGTTTGCGTACGGCTTGATTAATATGGGCAAGTCTCCAGCAGCTGGGCGCAGATTATACGACGAGGTCAGCACCGTTGctgtcgaagaagatgaaatcGACTTTTACGCCCGCAAGGACGATACATTCCTGCACAAGATGTATCTCGAGATATTGCGAACCAACCCGCCCATCT GGTTTACCTTCCCCGAAACCACCGCGGTCGAGAAACGAATCGACGGATTCCTTATCCCAGCCGGTACCAACGTTGTTATTGATACATTGCGACTGAATAAATCGTCTCCTATCTGGGGAAACACTGGCCATGAGTTCCACCCTGAACGATGGGATCATATCACCACTGGGCAGGCGCGGTATAGCTGGCTTGGATACGGAATGGGGCCAAGGAAGTGCCTGGGAAAGAACTTTGCCAACATCATCCTGAAGCTGTTCATGATATCGGTCAGTAGGCACTTCACACTGGATGCAGGAGAGGGGGCAGTTCAGATCAAAAGGGATCGGTTTACATGTGTACCGGAGCAGTTGGTGGCGTTTGAACAGCGGTAG
- a CDS encoding M24 family metallopeptidase (COG:E;~EggNog:ENOG410PW7R;~InterPro:IPR036005,IPR029149,IPR000994;~MEROPS:MER0005462;~PFAM:PF00557;~SMCOG1172:methionine aminopeptidase;~antiSMASH:Cluster_2.1) yields the protein MASPFSIPPQSRRIDPTASFKPDGSHNDNDRAEIGPTPLAFAEWERLGLQPPHLPTMRAYRLQRICDQLSARNLGGILLFDPLNIRYATDSTNMQLWTAHNPARACFVAASGYLVLWDFHGCDHLSAHLPLINERRHGASFFYFETGNRTEEYATRFAIQVDELLRMHAGNNRRLGVDRIEVAGLRALEALGVDVCDGQAVTEHARMIKGPDEILAIRCAVASCEAAICEMRQALCDGATENDVWAALHAGNIRRGGEWIETRILSSGPRTNPWFQECGPRIIRDGELVSFDTDLIGVYGMCVDMSRSWICGDLEPTAEQKRLYRIAHEHIITNTEMVKPGVRFAELSRNGHRLPESCRAQRYSMMFHGVGLCDEYPTIRYPEDLEAFGYDGELQAGMVLSVEAYVGEVGGKDGIKLENQLLVTETGYELLTHYPFEESFLQD from the coding sequence ATGGCCTCGCCGTTCTCCATCCCTCCCCAGTCTCGCCGGATCGACCCTACTGCTTCATTCAAACCCGATGGCTCGCACAACGACAACGACCGCGCGGAAATAGGACCGACCCCCCTGGCCTTTGCAGAGTGGGAGCGTCTGGGCCTGCAGCCGCCGCATCTGCCGACGATGCGTGCGTATCGCCTGCAGCGCATTTGCGACCAACTGAGTGCTCGCAACCTGGGCGGGATCCTGCTGTTTGATCCTCTGAATATCCGATATGCCACCGACAGCACCAACATGCAGCTGTGGACTGCCCACAATCCTGCCCGCGCCTGCTTCGTCGCGGCCAGTGGCTACCTGGTGCTGTGGGATTTCCATGGATGCGACCATCTCTCTGCGCACCTGCCCCTGATCAACGAAAGACGCCATGGCGCCTCGTTCTTCTACTTTGAAACCGGCAACCGGACCGAGGAATATGCCACGCGTTTCGCTATCCAAGTCGATGAACTGCTGCGAATGCATGCCGGCAATAACCGCCGGCTGGGTGTGGATCGCATAGAAGTCGCCGGGCTGCGCGCCCTCGAAGCGCTGGGGGTGGACGTCTGTGACGGGCAGGCTGTCACCGAGCACGCGAGGATGATCAAGGGCCCCGACGAGATCCTGGCCATACGCTGTGCCGTTGCATCCTGCGAAGCCGCGATCTGCGAGATGCGCCAGGCTCTGTGCGACGGAGCCACCGAAAACGACGTCTGGGCTGCTCTGCATGCCGGCAATATTCGACGAGGGGGCGAGTGGATTGAGACTCGCATTCTCAGCTCGGGACCACGCACCAATCCTTGGTTCCAGGAATGCGGACCGCGTATCATTCGCGACGGAGAGCTGGTGAGCTTCGATACGGACCTCATCGGTGTATATGGAATGTGCGTGGACATGTCGCGCAGCTGGATCTGCGGCGACCTCGAGCCCACCGCAGAGCAGAAACGCCTGTATCGCATCGCCCACGAACACATCATTACCAACACCGAGATGGTCAAGCCAGGGGTACGCTTTGCGGAGCTGTCGCGCAACGGGCACCGTCTGCCTGAAAGCTGCCGCGCTCAGCGCTATAGCATGATGTTCCATGGCGTGGGCCTATGCGACGAGTACCCGACCATCCGCTATCCGGAAGACCTGGAGGCCTTTGGCTACGACGGCGAGCTGCAGGCGGGCATGGTGTTGTCAGTCGAGGCGTATGTTGGTGAAGTCGGCGGCAAGGATGGCATCAAGCTGGAGAACCAACTGCTGGTGACCGAGACAGGCTATGAGCTTCTGACTCACTATCCATTCGAAGAGAGCTTTCTGCAGGACTGA